In a single window of the Rhizobium etli CFN 42 genome:
- a CDS encoding tetratricopeptide repeat protein: protein MLQIRAGTKCIAFLIAAGAILAGCQSSSDGLAAYGDSAKTLEDDSAVAFYKNDELITNGKLQFQEKNYGKSYAIYKRAVDVFPQDPAAWLGLAASADMVARFDTSDRAYQQLSRMIGNTPVYYNNIGYSHLLRGDLRTARRYFLKAYELDPGNEVTARNLELMKNSVKYAQR from the coding sequence ATGTTGCAGATCAGAGCTGGGACCAAGTGCATCGCGTTTTTGATAGCGGCTGGAGCGATTTTAGCTGGTTGCCAGTCATCCAGCGATGGCCTCGCTGCTTATGGCGATAGTGCAAAGACCCTCGAGGATGACTCAGCCGTCGCCTTCTATAAGAACGACGAGTTGATAACCAACGGGAAATTGCAGTTCCAGGAAAAGAACTACGGAAAATCCTACGCCATCTACAAGCGAGCGGTTGATGTGTTTCCGCAAGATCCGGCCGCCTGGCTCGGCCTCGCGGCCTCGGCCGACATGGTTGCCCGCTTCGACACGTCGGACCGCGCCTACCAGCAGCTCTCCCGAATGATCGGCAACACCCCAGTCTATTACAACAATATCGGATACTCTCACCTGTTACGCGGTGACTTGCGTACTGCCAGGCGGTACTTCCTGAAAGCCTATGAGCTCGATCCCGGGAACGAAGTCACTGCCCGTAATCTCGAATTGATGAAGAACAGCGTGAAGTATGCTCAGCGCTGA
- a CDS encoding DUF1810 domain-containing protein produces MAGKIDYNLERFVDAQDGIYEQALSELKAGRKTSHWMWFIFPQIAGLGTSAMAEKYAIRSAGEAAAYLADPTLSSRLLRCVEAILSIDGRSAHDILGSPDDLKLRSSMTLFAAISDHGSPFHRAIERFYQGKFDERTIEILSAKH; encoded by the coding sequence ATGGCCGGCAAGATCGATTACAATCTCGAACGTTTCGTCGATGCCCAAGACGGAATCTACGAGCAGGCGCTTTCCGAACTGAAAGCCGGACGGAAAACTTCTCATTGGATGTGGTTCATTTTTCCGCAGATCGCCGGTCTCGGCACCTCTGCAATGGCGGAAAAATATGCCATACGCTCGGCCGGGGAAGCCGCCGCCTACCTCGCTGATCCCACTCTCTCAAGCCGGCTGCTGCGCTGCGTCGAGGCGATTTTATCGATCGACGGCCGATCGGCCCATGACATCCTCGGCTCGCCTGATGATCTCAAGCTGCGCTCATCGATGACCTTGTTTGCGGCGATCAGCGATCACGGCTCGCCCTTCCATCGGGCAATCGAACGTTTTTATCAGGGAAAGTTCGACGAGCGGACGATCGAGATCCTCAGCGCCAAGCACTGA